A window of the Drosophila simulans strain w501 chromosome 2L, Prin_Dsim_3.1, whole genome shotgun sequence genome harbors these coding sequences:
- the LOC6731556 gene encoding catalase yields the protein MCSRDTASNQLIDYKNNDSEVQREITTSSGTPVGVKDAIQTVGPRGPALLQDFQFLDEVMHFDSERIPERVAYAKGAGAFGYFECTHDISKFCAATIFDKVRKRTAVAMRFSVACGEQGSADTVREQRGFAVKFYTDDGIWDIVGCNMPVHYVRDPMLFPSLVHAQKRNPQTHLKDPDMFWDFMTLRPETLHALLMYFSDRGTPDGYRHLHGYGVHTYRMINASGETQYVRFHFKTDQGIKNLDARRCEELMSHDPDYAIRDLYNSIKKGNYPSWSMYIQVMLNEEAKKCRFNPFDVTKVWPQKDFPLLPVGKLVLDRNPTNYFTEVEQLAFSPAHMVPGIEPSPDKMLQGRLFAYGDSQRHRLGVNYMQIPVNCPYRVNVRNFQRDGAMTVTDNQNGAPNYFPNSFCGPRESPRALGLQTCCPLSGDVYRFMSGDTEDNFSQVTDFWTYTLDNCGRKRLVRNLSEHLTEASQFLQERAVKLFTMVHSDFGRLMTEALNTARISKF from the exons atgtgttcacGCGATACGGCGTCAAATCAATTGATCGACTACAAGAACAATGACTCCGAGGTGCAAAGGGAGATCACGACATCCAGTGGAACTCCAGTTGGCGTCAAGGATGCCATACAGACGGTGGGACCAAGGGGTCCTGCCCTGCTGCAGGATTTCCAGTTCCTCGACGAGGTGATGCACTTCGACTCGGAGCGGATTCCCGAACGGGTGGCCTACGCCAAGGGAGCCGGCGCCTTTGGCTACTTCGAGTGCACCCATGACATTTCAAAGTTCTGTGCAGCCACCATATTCGATAAGGTTAGAAAACGAACTGCCGTCGCGATGCGATTCTCGGTGGCCTGTGGAGAGCAGGGATCTGCGGATACGGTACGTGAACAGCGTGGATTCGCCGTCAAATTCTACACCGACGACGGCATCTGGGACATTGTGGGTTGCAACATGCCCGTGCATTATGTCCGAGATCCCATGTTGTTCCCCAGCCTGGTACATGCCCAAAAGCGCAATCCGCAGACCCACCTGAAGGATCCGGACATGTTCTGGGACTTCATGACCCTGCGTCCGGAAACCCTGCATGCCCTGCTCATGTACTTCAGCGATCGGGGTACCCCAGATGGCTATCGCCACCTGCACGGATACGGAGTGCACACCTACCGCATGATCAATGCCAGTGGGGAGACGCAGTACGTTAGGTTCCACTTCAAGACGGACCAGGGCATCAAGAACCTGGACGCCCGACGATGCGAGGAGCTGATGTCCCACGATCCGGACTATGCCATCAGGGATCTGTACAACTCGATCAAGAAGGGCAACTATCCCAGTTGGTCAATGTACATTCAG GTGATGCTCAACGAGGAGGCGAAAAAGTGTCGTTTCAATCCGTTCGATGTGACCAAGGTGTGGCCCCAGAAGGACTTCCCCCTGCTGCCAGTCGGCAAGCTCGTCCTCGATCGCAATCCCACCAACTATTTCACGGAGGTGGAGCAGCTGGCCTTCAGTCCGGCCCACATGGTGCCGGGCATCGAGCCATCGCCGGATAAGATGCTCCAGGGTCGCCTCTTCGCCTACGGCGATTCGCAGCGCCATCGCTTAGGTGTGAACTACATGCAGATACCGGTGAACTGTCCGTACCGCGTGAATGTTCGCAACTTCCAGCGGGATGGTGCCATGACAGTGACTGACAATCAGAACGGGGCTCCCAACTACTTCCCCAACTCCTTCTGCGGACCAAGGGAAAGTCCGCGTGCTTTGGGCCTGCAGACCTGCTGTCCGTTGAGCGGAGATGTCTATCGATTTATGAGCGGCGACACCGAGGACAATTTCAGCCAGGTCACCGACTTTTGGACCTACACCCTGGATAACTGCGGCCGGAAGCGGCTAGTTCGCAACTTGTCCGAGCATCTGACCGAAGCCAGCCAGTTCCTCCAGGAGCGGGCAGTGAAACTGTTCACCATGGTGCACTCCGATTTCGGGAGACTCATGACGGAGGCTCTTAATACGGCCAGGATTTCCAAGTTCTAG
- the LOC6731557 gene encoding uncharacterized protein LOC6731557 isoform X2: MMQLSMIFLLPLMTMTVFSCQNTEDTEGADEAASQISEVLNAWRAKARCNVVPDERTQELFHELSFHPSQKQISEMLQTAKKVARKGGSGQANGLTFGQFCVLAADLKRFRASTISNQPSYCDYQSLSSGLLLPEQDDPASSSKQNLQSPAANNSSPAYSSKKPDNHGTELRSTKSFSSVDDTKKKKNATNEPVEVFLGGSCNPTTWRADVAIPALKELGISFYNPQVSDWTPDLIELEHRAKEKARVLFFVMDSETRASAGAIEAAHIAGQNCKQLVLVLHPYKPNQKILNESISQQEYLDLNRNQLILKELVSRRGLPVLDNIPLGLQRTKDILGGIRDPPSKISSILDTVRGAFDRVNPLNDLLTVEQCKRALLFLGYAQSLVNLDNLNKIIINQRESLKLLQTHSPRAVADDADADADGGNCSQPILPSQELIDFDLFCVISAYLSVLQQEIHESGCISPIKGTNVPPPQVYFTNAPDVDIYYSASKNISRTSSNASVPSNSSSGIGHDLERQSLFEQLSRSRDSGTSSPQPTGSSSLGKSPRPQILLNVESIETTEIITTKTIETKPNPVTASTVVPAEEEESDSNDSVFSSSSSIASAGDVLCCGGGLDLRDVYLGGSCVLRTKWRQELAVPYLQSKSVSFHTPALHESIQQMILNQEQNQDQAQQHTVPPQEQQQQQRSFVRTRRKCRGNQLQLEEQEELTVAEESLSWSLPPVAVRQSLFNPSLLDSSRVLLFVITNETRSLAPMTLAAHCIGLMYNVVLAVQMLPEDCVLGGEKLTVAAIKDYNRGRSYLIDLAKRQGVPVFSDIRAALECTVAKVKAYNNRDRC; encoded by the exons ATGATGCAATTGTCAATGATATTTCTGCTGCCTCTGATGACGATGACAGTGTTTTCTTGCCAAAACACGGAAGACACTGAGGGCGCCGACGAAGCTGCCTCACAAATCTC AGAAGTTCTGAATGCATGGCGAGCAAAGGCCAGATGCAATGTGGTGCCCGACGAGCGGACACAGGAACTCTTCCACGAGCTAAGCTTCCATCCTAGCCAAAAGCAGA TTAGCGAAATGCTGCAGACTGCCAAGAAAGTGGCCCGCAAGGGAGGAAGTGGACAGGCAAATGGGCTGACCTTTGGCCAGTTTTGTGTTTTAGCCGCGGATCTGAAACGTTTCAG AGCTTCAACAATTTCAAATCAGCCATCGTACTGCGACTATCAGTCTCTGTCCTCGGGACTGCTGCTCCCGGAACAAGATGATCCTGCCAGCTCGTCCAAGCAAAATCTTCAGTCGCCAGCGGCTAACAATTCGTCACCTGCGTACAGCTCCAAGAAGCCGGATAACCACGGTACCGAACTGAGGAGTACCAAGTCCTTTAGCAGTGTGGACGAtaccaaaaagaagaagaacgcCACCAATGAGCCCGTCGAGGTGTTCCTTGGCGGATCCTGCAATCCGACCACCTGGCGAGCCGACGTTGCCATACCAGCCCTCAAGGAGCTGGGCATTTCATTCTACAATCCT CAAGTATCCGATTGGACGCCCGATCTCATCGAGCTCGAGCATCGCGCTAAGGAAAAGGCCCGTGTATTATTCTTCGTTATGGATTCGGAAACACGCGCATCTGCTGGTGCCATCGAGGCGGCACACATAGCGGGTCAAAACTGCAAGCAGCTGGTGTTGGTTTTGCATCCGTATAAACCAAATCAGAAGATCCTCAATGAGTCTATTTCACAGCA AGAATACCTCGATCTGAATCGCAATCAGTTGATACTTAAGGAGCTGGTCTCCCGACGCGGTCTGCCCGTATTGGATAACATACCACTGGGTCTGCAGCGCACTAAGGATATCCTGGGTGGCATCAGGGATCCACCGTCAAAAATATCTTCTATTTTAGA tACCGTTCGCGGCGCCTTTGATCGTGTTAATCCGCTAAACGATCTGCTCACTGTGGAACAATGCAAACGTGCTCTCTTATTCCTAGGCTATGCTCAGAGTTTAGTTAATTTAGACAATCTAAATAAGATCATTATCAACCAACGCGAATCGCTGAAATTGCTCCAAACGCACAGTCCACGAGCTGTCGCCGatgatgcggatgcggatgccgaTGGCGGCAACTGCAGCCAGCCCATCCTGCCCAGCCAGGAGCTGATCGACTTTGATCTGTTTTGTGTGATCTCGGCGTATCTGTCCGTCCTGCAGCAGGAGATCCACGAGAGCGGATGCATTTCGCCCATCAAGGGTACCAATGTGCCGCCACCGCAAGTTTACTTCACCAACG ctCCCGATGTGGACATTTACTACTCGGCCAGCAAGAATATTTCGCGCACGTCGAGCAACGCCAGTGTTCCGTCCAATAGTAGCAGTGGCATCGGACACGACCTGGAGCGCCAGAGCCTCTTCGAACAGCTCAGTCGCAGCCGGGACAGTGGAACTTCTTCGCCACAGCCCACGGGATCGAGCAGTTTGGGTAAAAGCCCTCGGCCACAGATCCTGCTAAACGTGGAGTCCATCGAGACAACGGAAATAATCACAACTAAAACCATAGAGACCAAGCCAAATCCGGTCACTGCATCAACTGTTGTGCctgccgaggaggaggagagtGATTCCAACGACTCGGTcttctccagcagcagctccataGCCAGCGCCGGCGATGTACTCTGCTGCGGTGGTGGCTTGGATCTGCGGGATGTCTATCTGGGCGGAAGTTGTGTGCTTCGCACCAAGTGGCGTCAGGAACTGGCCGTGCCCTACCTGCAGTCCAAGAGCGTCAGTTTCCACACGCCGGCGCTGCACGAGAGCATCCAGCAAATGATTCTGAACCAGGAACAAAACCAGGATCAGGCTCAGCAGCACACAGTGCCGCCGcaggaacagcagcaacagcagcgttCCTTTGTGCGCACTCGCCGAAAGTGCAGGGGCaatcagctgcagctggaggagcaggaggagctgacCGTGGCCGAGGAGTCACTCAGCTGGTCCCTACCACCGGTTGCCGTTCGTCAGAGCCTGTTCAATCCATCGCTGCTCGACTCCAGTCGAGTGCTGCTCTTCGTCATCACCAACGAGACCCGTTCCCTGGCACCCATGACCCTGGCCGCCCACTGCATTGGCCTCATGTACAATGTGGTGCTGGCGGTGCAAATGCTGCCCGAAGACTGTGTCCTGGGTGGCGAGAAG CTGACTGTGGCGGCCATCAAGGACTACAATCGCGGACGGTCGTACCTGATCGACTTGGCCAAGAGGCAGGGTGTGCCCGTGTTCAGCGACATTCGGGCAGCCCTCGAGTGCACCGTGGCCAAGGTGAAGGCGTACAACAACCGCGACCGCTGCTAA
- the LOC6731557 gene encoding uncharacterized protein LOC6731557 isoform X1, whose product MRLQHRYASNPTTNSSNNTTISNASNASNNNIKRAKKLSGQNIIKLRSAKQSGPKSTSTTTMPPATPQPLSRHHPIMMDKELESAKETALLSSNNDQKLKEEDIEETTSTTTTSVELRSSASSHYRAYTTIRSNSTSAILHEAVLPPPLTPAGMLYARPRTLNVHNVCQTPAQITQMFFGEVLNAWRAKARCNVVPDERTQELFHELSFHPSQKQISEMLQTAKKVARKGGSGQANGLTFGQFCVLAADLKRFRASTISNQPSYCDYQSLSSGLLLPEQDDPASSSKQNLQSPAANNSSPAYSSKKPDNHGTELRSTKSFSSVDDTKKKKNATNEPVEVFLGGSCNPTTWRADVAIPALKELGISFYNPQVSDWTPDLIELEHRAKEKARVLFFVMDSETRASAGAIEAAHIAGQNCKQLVLVLHPYKPNQKILNESISQQEYLDLNRNQLILKELVSRRGLPVLDNIPLGLQRTKDILGGIRDPPSKISSILDTVRGAFDRVNPLNDLLTVEQCKRALLFLGYAQSLVNLDNLNKIIINQRESLKLLQTHSPRAVADDADADADGGNCSQPILPSQELIDFDLFCVISAYLSVLQQEIHESGCISPIKGTNVPPPQVYFTNAPDVDIYYSASKNISRTSSNASVPSNSSSGIGHDLERQSLFEQLSRSRDSGTSSPQPTGSSSLGKSPRPQILLNVESIETTEIITTKTIETKPNPVTASTVVPAEEEESDSNDSVFSSSSSIASAGDVLCCGGGLDLRDVYLGGSCVLRTKWRQELAVPYLQSKSVSFHTPALHESIQQMILNQEQNQDQAQQHTVPPQEQQQQQRSFVRTRRKCRGNQLQLEEQEELTVAEESLSWSLPPVAVRQSLFNPSLLDSSRVLLFVITNETRSLAPMTLAAHCIGLMYNVVLAVQMLPEDCVLGGEKLTVAAIKDYNRGRSYLIDLAKRQGVPVFSDIRAALECTVAKVKAYNNRDRC is encoded by the exons ATGCGCTTGCAACATCGTTATGCCAGCAATCCAACTACAAATTCGAGTAATAATACTACCATAAGCAACGCCAgcaacgccagcaacaacaacatcaagcGGGCCAAGAAACTGAGTGGCCAGAACATTATCAAACTGCGCTCCGCCAAGCAATCGGGACCCAAATCAACCTCCACCACAACAATGCCACCAGCCACCCCACAGCCATTGAGTCGGCACCACCCAATCATGATGGATAAGGAATTGGAATCGGCCAAGGAAACGGCTTTATTATCATCGAATAATGACCAGAAGTTGAAGGAGGAGGACATCGAGGAGACCACCAGTACGACGACCACGTCCGTGGAGCTGCGATCCTCGGCCAGTTCGCACTATCGGGCATATACCACCATTCGGAGCAATTCGACGTCGGCGATTCTGCACGAGGCGGTACTGCCGCCCCCGCTCACCCCCGCCGGAATGCTATACGCCCGCCCACGCACCCTCAATGTCCACAATGTCTGCCAGACGCCCGCGCAGATAACGCAAATGTTTTTTGG AGAAGTTCTGAATGCATGGCGAGCAAAGGCCAGATGCAATGTGGTGCCCGACGAGCGGACACAGGAACTCTTCCACGAGCTAAGCTTCCATCCTAGCCAAAAGCAGA TTAGCGAAATGCTGCAGACTGCCAAGAAAGTGGCCCGCAAGGGAGGAAGTGGACAGGCAAATGGGCTGACCTTTGGCCAGTTTTGTGTTTTAGCCGCGGATCTGAAACGTTTCAG AGCTTCAACAATTTCAAATCAGCCATCGTACTGCGACTATCAGTCTCTGTCCTCGGGACTGCTGCTCCCGGAACAAGATGATCCTGCCAGCTCGTCCAAGCAAAATCTTCAGTCGCCAGCGGCTAACAATTCGTCACCTGCGTACAGCTCCAAGAAGCCGGATAACCACGGTACCGAACTGAGGAGTACCAAGTCCTTTAGCAGTGTGGACGAtaccaaaaagaagaagaacgcCACCAATGAGCCCGTCGAGGTGTTCCTTGGCGGATCCTGCAATCCGACCACCTGGCGAGCCGACGTTGCCATACCAGCCCTCAAGGAGCTGGGCATTTCATTCTACAATCCT CAAGTATCCGATTGGACGCCCGATCTCATCGAGCTCGAGCATCGCGCTAAGGAAAAGGCCCGTGTATTATTCTTCGTTATGGATTCGGAAACACGCGCATCTGCTGGTGCCATCGAGGCGGCACACATAGCGGGTCAAAACTGCAAGCAGCTGGTGTTGGTTTTGCATCCGTATAAACCAAATCAGAAGATCCTCAATGAGTCTATTTCACAGCA AGAATACCTCGATCTGAATCGCAATCAGTTGATACTTAAGGAGCTGGTCTCCCGACGCGGTCTGCCCGTATTGGATAACATACCACTGGGTCTGCAGCGCACTAAGGATATCCTGGGTGGCATCAGGGATCCACCGTCAAAAATATCTTCTATTTTAGA tACCGTTCGCGGCGCCTTTGATCGTGTTAATCCGCTAAACGATCTGCTCACTGTGGAACAATGCAAACGTGCTCTCTTATTCCTAGGCTATGCTCAGAGTTTAGTTAATTTAGACAATCTAAATAAGATCATTATCAACCAACGCGAATCGCTGAAATTGCTCCAAACGCACAGTCCACGAGCTGTCGCCGatgatgcggatgcggatgccgaTGGCGGCAACTGCAGCCAGCCCATCCTGCCCAGCCAGGAGCTGATCGACTTTGATCTGTTTTGTGTGATCTCGGCGTATCTGTCCGTCCTGCAGCAGGAGATCCACGAGAGCGGATGCATTTCGCCCATCAAGGGTACCAATGTGCCGCCACCGCAAGTTTACTTCACCAACG ctCCCGATGTGGACATTTACTACTCGGCCAGCAAGAATATTTCGCGCACGTCGAGCAACGCCAGTGTTCCGTCCAATAGTAGCAGTGGCATCGGACACGACCTGGAGCGCCAGAGCCTCTTCGAACAGCTCAGTCGCAGCCGGGACAGTGGAACTTCTTCGCCACAGCCCACGGGATCGAGCAGTTTGGGTAAAAGCCCTCGGCCACAGATCCTGCTAAACGTGGAGTCCATCGAGACAACGGAAATAATCACAACTAAAACCATAGAGACCAAGCCAAATCCGGTCACTGCATCAACTGTTGTGCctgccgaggaggaggagagtGATTCCAACGACTCGGTcttctccagcagcagctccataGCCAGCGCCGGCGATGTACTCTGCTGCGGTGGTGGCTTGGATCTGCGGGATGTCTATCTGGGCGGAAGTTGTGTGCTTCGCACCAAGTGGCGTCAGGAACTGGCCGTGCCCTACCTGCAGTCCAAGAGCGTCAGTTTCCACACGCCGGCGCTGCACGAGAGCATCCAGCAAATGATTCTGAACCAGGAACAAAACCAGGATCAGGCTCAGCAGCACACAGTGCCGCCGcaggaacagcagcaacagcagcgttCCTTTGTGCGCACTCGCCGAAAGTGCAGGGGCaatcagctgcagctggaggagcaggaggagctgacCGTGGCCGAGGAGTCACTCAGCTGGTCCCTACCACCGGTTGCCGTTCGTCAGAGCCTGTTCAATCCATCGCTGCTCGACTCCAGTCGAGTGCTGCTCTTCGTCATCACCAACGAGACCCGTTCCCTGGCACCCATGACCCTGGCCGCCCACTGCATTGGCCTCATGTACAATGTGGTGCTGGCGGTGCAAATGCTGCCCGAAGACTGTGTCCTGGGTGGCGAGAAG CTGACTGTGGCGGCCATCAAGGACTACAATCGCGGACGGTCGTACCTGATCGACTTGGCCAAGAGGCAGGGTGTGCCCGTGTTCAGCGACATTCGGGCAGCCCTCGAGTGCACCGTGGCCAAGGTGAAGGCGTACAACAACCGCGACCGCTGCTAA
- the LOC6731557 gene encoding uncharacterized protein LOC6731557 isoform X3, with protein sequence MHKMVKLFLREVLNAWRAKARCNVVPDERTQELFHELSFHPSQKQISEMLQTAKKVARKGGSGQANGLTFGQFCVLAADLKRFRASTISNQPSYCDYQSLSSGLLLPEQDDPASSSKQNLQSPAANNSSPAYSSKKPDNHGTELRSTKSFSSVDDTKKKKNATNEPVEVFLGGSCNPTTWRADVAIPALKELGISFYNPQVSDWTPDLIELEHRAKEKARVLFFVMDSETRASAGAIEAAHIAGQNCKQLVLVLHPYKPNQKILNESISQQEYLDLNRNQLILKELVSRRGLPVLDNIPLGLQRTKDILGGIRDPPSKISSILDTVRGAFDRVNPLNDLLTVEQCKRALLFLGYAQSLVNLDNLNKIIINQRESLKLLQTHSPRAVADDADADADGGNCSQPILPSQELIDFDLFCVISAYLSVLQQEIHESGCISPIKGTNVPPPQVYFTNAPDVDIYYSASKNISRTSSNASVPSNSSSGIGHDLERQSLFEQLSRSRDSGTSSPQPTGSSSLGKSPRPQILLNVESIETTEIITTKTIETKPNPVTASTVVPAEEEESDSNDSVFSSSSSIASAGDVLCCGGGLDLRDVYLGGSCVLRTKWRQELAVPYLQSKSVSFHTPALHESIQQMILNQEQNQDQAQQHTVPPQEQQQQQRSFVRTRRKCRGNQLQLEEQEELTVAEESLSWSLPPVAVRQSLFNPSLLDSSRVLLFVITNETRSLAPMTLAAHCIGLMYNVVLAVQMLPEDCVLGGEKLTVAAIKDYNRGRSYLIDLAKRQGVPVFSDIRAALECTVAKVKAYNNRDRC encoded by the exons AGAAGTTCTGAATGCATGGCGAGCAAAGGCCAGATGCAATGTGGTGCCCGACGAGCGGACACAGGAACTCTTCCACGAGCTAAGCTTCCATCCTAGCCAAAAGCAGA TTAGCGAAATGCTGCAGACTGCCAAGAAAGTGGCCCGCAAGGGAGGAAGTGGACAGGCAAATGGGCTGACCTTTGGCCAGTTTTGTGTTTTAGCCGCGGATCTGAAACGTTTCAG AGCTTCAACAATTTCAAATCAGCCATCGTACTGCGACTATCAGTCTCTGTCCTCGGGACTGCTGCTCCCGGAACAAGATGATCCTGCCAGCTCGTCCAAGCAAAATCTTCAGTCGCCAGCGGCTAACAATTCGTCACCTGCGTACAGCTCCAAGAAGCCGGATAACCACGGTACCGAACTGAGGAGTACCAAGTCCTTTAGCAGTGTGGACGAtaccaaaaagaagaagaacgcCACCAATGAGCCCGTCGAGGTGTTCCTTGGCGGATCCTGCAATCCGACCACCTGGCGAGCCGACGTTGCCATACCAGCCCTCAAGGAGCTGGGCATTTCATTCTACAATCCT CAAGTATCCGATTGGACGCCCGATCTCATCGAGCTCGAGCATCGCGCTAAGGAAAAGGCCCGTGTATTATTCTTCGTTATGGATTCGGAAACACGCGCATCTGCTGGTGCCATCGAGGCGGCACACATAGCGGGTCAAAACTGCAAGCAGCTGGTGTTGGTTTTGCATCCGTATAAACCAAATCAGAAGATCCTCAATGAGTCTATTTCACAGCA AGAATACCTCGATCTGAATCGCAATCAGTTGATACTTAAGGAGCTGGTCTCCCGACGCGGTCTGCCCGTATTGGATAACATACCACTGGGTCTGCAGCGCACTAAGGATATCCTGGGTGGCATCAGGGATCCACCGTCAAAAATATCTTCTATTTTAGA tACCGTTCGCGGCGCCTTTGATCGTGTTAATCCGCTAAACGATCTGCTCACTGTGGAACAATGCAAACGTGCTCTCTTATTCCTAGGCTATGCTCAGAGTTTAGTTAATTTAGACAATCTAAATAAGATCATTATCAACCAACGCGAATCGCTGAAATTGCTCCAAACGCACAGTCCACGAGCTGTCGCCGatgatgcggatgcggatgccgaTGGCGGCAACTGCAGCCAGCCCATCCTGCCCAGCCAGGAGCTGATCGACTTTGATCTGTTTTGTGTGATCTCGGCGTATCTGTCCGTCCTGCAGCAGGAGATCCACGAGAGCGGATGCATTTCGCCCATCAAGGGTACCAATGTGCCGCCACCGCAAGTTTACTTCACCAACG ctCCCGATGTGGACATTTACTACTCGGCCAGCAAGAATATTTCGCGCACGTCGAGCAACGCCAGTGTTCCGTCCAATAGTAGCAGTGGCATCGGACACGACCTGGAGCGCCAGAGCCTCTTCGAACAGCTCAGTCGCAGCCGGGACAGTGGAACTTCTTCGCCACAGCCCACGGGATCGAGCAGTTTGGGTAAAAGCCCTCGGCCACAGATCCTGCTAAACGTGGAGTCCATCGAGACAACGGAAATAATCACAACTAAAACCATAGAGACCAAGCCAAATCCGGTCACTGCATCAACTGTTGTGCctgccgaggaggaggagagtGATTCCAACGACTCGGTcttctccagcagcagctccataGCCAGCGCCGGCGATGTACTCTGCTGCGGTGGTGGCTTGGATCTGCGGGATGTCTATCTGGGCGGAAGTTGTGTGCTTCGCACCAAGTGGCGTCAGGAACTGGCCGTGCCCTACCTGCAGTCCAAGAGCGTCAGTTTCCACACGCCGGCGCTGCACGAGAGCATCCAGCAAATGATTCTGAACCAGGAACAAAACCAGGATCAGGCTCAGCAGCACACAGTGCCGCCGcaggaacagcagcaacagcagcgttCCTTTGTGCGCACTCGCCGAAAGTGCAGGGGCaatcagctgcagctggaggagcaggaggagctgacCGTGGCCGAGGAGTCACTCAGCTGGTCCCTACCACCGGTTGCCGTTCGTCAGAGCCTGTTCAATCCATCGCTGCTCGACTCCAGTCGAGTGCTGCTCTTCGTCATCACCAACGAGACCCGTTCCCTGGCACCCATGACCCTGGCCGCCCACTGCATTGGCCTCATGTACAATGTGGTGCTGGCGGTGCAAATGCTGCCCGAAGACTGTGTCCTGGGTGGCGAGAAG CTGACTGTGGCGGCCATCAAGGACTACAATCGCGGACGGTCGTACCTGATCGACTTGGCCAAGAGGCAGGGTGTGCCCGTGTTCAGCGACATTCGGGCAGCCCTCGAGTGCACCGTGGCCAAGGTGAAGGCGTACAACAACCGCGACCGCTGCTAA